The genomic DNA CAAAGGCGCGATCAATGGCTTGAGCAAGTCCTTGATACAGTCTGTCCGGTTGATCGGCCCCTTCCGTAATCCTGAAATCAAGCGACAACACACTTCCGCTCAACTCGACCTTGGCAACGGGGACAAGCAGCGTCCAGGCGATCAGCTCATCGACTAGATTATCATGATTCAGCTCCACAGGCTGCTCATGCTTGTCGAGCAGAGCTGCATTGGCCGGGGCGGCCTCGCCTGCCTCTCCGCCAAGCCAAGATACGGCCGCCAACAGGACGGCACAGCCCATCGAAATCAGCAGCGCCTGTACAATAATGGTAGTACGCTTCATGAGGCATTCTCCCTTGGTTTTTGACCTGGTTATATTCTGCCCTATATGGTCTATACCCCATTGTACAATTAAAAAAAGCAGGCTATGCCTGCAAAATCAAAATCATTCTTCCGTATCAATTCTGCCGTGCTTGGTCATAACGACAGCTTTACCTCTAATTTTCACCGCCGACGTATGGTCGGTAAATTGGGCGATGAGCACCTCGCCCTTGTCCAGCTTCTCCGTATGATGGAAGCGCGTGTCCTTGCCACGGGTAAGCCCGATGACCTGCACGCCCTGCTCCTTCGCCTTCACGACGAAATAATCGCCGTTATTTACGTTTCGCTCTTCCCCGCTGCCGGCACTCTGATTGTGCTGATCCATCCTGTGCGATTCCTCCCATCGGATAAATACACTGAAGAACTACATCCATCCGTCCCTTAAAAGAAAAGGCCGTGAACAAGCGCCCACGGACTTTTTACCAGAGAAGATATGTAGAAATCTTTATTTAATTCCGTCTTTGAGCGCTTTACCTGGTTTGAATGCAGGAATTTTGCTCGCAGGGATTTCGATTTCCTCTCCTGTTTGCGGGTTGCGTCCTTTACGGGCGGAACGTTCGCGAACTTCAAAGTTGCCAAAACCAACCAGTTGTACTTTGTCGCCGTTTTGCAGCGCCGTGGAGATCGCCTCAAATACAGCGTCAACCGCTTTAGCTGCGTCTTTCTTGGAAAGCTCCGTGCTCTCAGCAACTTGGTTCACCAAATCGGATTTATTCATCAAAACTCACCTCCCCGTTCAAAAATACATCACTCTGATATTCTGTGTTTCCGTTTTACCGCAGAATATACGTTATTCTACATTATTACTGGATATTTGCCCAGCAAAAGTTCATTTGGCCGCAGCCGTCAGAGGCGCGGAACAAACTTATAGTAATACAGCCCATCTAGAATTTCAAGTTTTTTAAGTCCTAGACCGGTTCAGCACGTAAAATGTGATCGACAAAGCAAGCACTAGTACCGAGCCCTTCACGATATCATGCGCGAAATATTGGACGTTCATCATGGTCAGTCCGTTAACGAGTACGCCGATGAGTACCGAGCCAATAAAAGTGCCGATAATGTTCGGTTTGCCCGCGCCGAAGACGGAAAAGCCGACAAAAGTGGCGGCAACTGCCTCCATCAGTAGAGGAGCTCCTGCGTCGATTTGTCCCGAACCGACCCGCGAAGCGAAGAGCAGTCCGCCAATGGCCGCAAATACGCCGGACGCCATGTAGGCGAACATCCGCACTTTCTTCACCTTGATCCCCGACAGTCTTGCTGCTTCCTCGTTGCCCCCGGTGATATAGATTTGCCGGCCATATTTGGTCCGGGTCAGAAACAGATGAACGACGATCACGAAAAAGATGAGCAGAATGACGCTGATCGGAATCCCAAGGAACTCCCCCTGTCCCAGCAGCAGGAAGGTTTTATCCATTTTGCCCGCCGCTTTGCTTCCGTCCGGGAATTGCATATTGTTGTAGATCGTATACCCTTGGGCATACGTTTTCTGGATTCCCGCGACGATATACATCATGGCCAAGGTCGCCAGCAAATCTGGAATTCTCATTTTGATGATTAGAAAAGCATTCAAGAGACCGATCAAAGCCCCGATTAATAGCGGAAAAATAATCACAACATAAAGCGGCATCTGATACCAGATCATCAGCGATGCCGAAACGACTGTAGTTAGCGAAATCGTTGATCCTACGGATAAATCGAAGCCATCTACGGCCAGTGACAGCGTAACGCCAATCGCTACAAAAGTCACGATTGCGATCGAATTCAGAATGTCGCTTAAATTGCTGTAAGTGAAAAAGTAAGGCAGTCTCATCGAGAAAAAGGCGATGACCGCCAATACGACCGTTATCGTTCCATACCGGAACGTTACATTCATCAATCTGTCTTTCACAAATTTTCCTCCCGTCCACCGCTTGCAAAGTACATCATCTTCTCCAGGGTAGCCTCGCTGCGCGGCATTATAGCCGCAATTCTGCCGTCATAAAGCACGGCGATCACATCCCCGATCCCCAGCCCTTCGTCAAGTTCGCTCGTCAAATACAGCACGCCTTTCCCCGCAGCTGCCAATTGTCCGATAATACGAAAAATATCGCTCTTCGCCCCGATGTCGACCCCTTTAGTCGGCTCGTCGAACAGAATAATATCCGCTTCTTTCTCCAGCCATTTGCCGATAGCCACCTTCTGCTGGTTTCCTCCGCTCAAATATTTCACAGGCAGCTTGGCCGAAGCCGTCTTAATGCCCAGCGAGGAAATTGTGCGCTCGGCAAGGCTCCGCTCCCGGCTGCCGGAAATGAAGCTGAAACGGCTGATCCGATTGAGCAAAGGCAGGCTGATATTGCGCTCCACAGACTCCTCCATGACGATTCCCTGCTTGCGACGCTCTTCGGGCACGCTGACGATACCTGCAGCAATGGCATCCGCCGGCTGCTTGAACAGCATCCTGCGGCCCCCCATGCAAATCTCCCCGCCGTCCGGACGGTCCGCCCCGGCAAGCATTCGGGCGATTTCCGTCTTGCCGGCGCCAACCAGGCCGACGACGGCCACGATTTGCCCGCTGCGCACCGTCAGATCGACGCCTTTGACTTTGCGGCCCTGACGCAGCCCGTTAACGCTTAGAACGATGTCGCCGATCTCGGCAGGAACCTTGGGAAACTCTTCCGCAAAGCTCTTCCCCAGCATTTGCGCAACCAGCTCCTCCATGCTCAAAGCGCCGACCGGTCCGGAATGCACCTTTGTTCCGTCCCGCATCACCGTGACATAGTCAGCATGCTCCATCACCTCGGGCAAGCGGTGAGTTATAAAGACGCATGCCGTCCCCCGATGTTTTAGCTCGCTTAATATGCGAAAAAAAGTATCCGCCTCCGAGCCGCTAAGCGGAGCCGTAGGCTCGTCGAAAATAATGACCTTCGCATCCTGCCTGACAATCCGTGCGAGCAGCACCATCTGCTTTTCAGCAATAGTTAAATCGGCAACCTTTCTTTTGACAGGAATATCTACTTGAAGCGATGCCAGTATTTGCTCCGCCTCTTGCGCCTGGCGCCTAGGACTGATCCACGCCTTGCCGTCCGAGGCTCCAATCGCATCCAGCATAACGTTCTCCGCGACCGTAAGTTGGGGAACGAGACTGGCGTCTACCTCCTGATAGACGCAATGGATGCCGAGCCGCTTCGCATCTGCAGGCGATTTATGCTTCACGACCCCTCCGTCCAGCAGCATTGTCCCTTCATCGTACTCGTAGGCCCCCGCCAAAATTTTCATCAACGTGCTCTTGCCTGCTCCGTTCGCACCGAGCAGCGCATGCACCTCTCCGCCTCTTAAGCCGAAATCGACGCCGCGAAGAGCCGAAATGCCAGCGAACGACTTTGTAATCCCTTTCATCTGCAGCACATACTGTTCTTCCGTTTCTTTTATTGCCGATGTCGCCAACTAACAGCACTCCCTTATTCAAAAAAGCGCGCCCTCCGGCGCGCCTTTCGCATTTTACAGCCCTAGCTCCTACTCTACGCCATACTCTTTCATCCACTCTTGAATACCTTGCTTGGAGCCGCCCCAGCCCTCAACATACTCGGACAGGTCATCCGTGGACACCTGCTGGTCAGGCAGGGCATCCCGCGCGACGAGCACCGCCTTCAGAACGACGTTATCCTCCGTCTCATCGCCATGCAACTTCTGGTAAGCGTATCTGACCTGTACCCGGCCGATATCTTTCGGGTCCACCGCGGCGGAAGCGACCCACGGGCTCTCCGGATCCTGGATAATCTGCAAGTCCTCGTCGCTTAAATCGATGCCATATACTTTGATTTCATCCCGGCCCGCAAGCTGAATCGCTCTGGCCGCCCCTTTGGCGAACTCATCCCAAGCGGCCCATACTGCTGTAATTTCACCCTTTGGATATCTTTTTAAAACGGCTTCCATCTGGGTTTGCGAGTCGAGCGCCGGATTGGACGCCGTTCCGAAGCTGGCGATTTCCTTCATGTCCGGGTTGTCCGCCAAAAACTTCTGGTATTCGATATCACGGCGTTCCATAGGTGCAAATCCGGCCACCCAAACCTTGACGATATTGCCCTTGCCGCCTGAATCCTGCTTCAGCTGCTCCAGCGACAATGCAGCCATGCTCTGATCGTCCTGGGACAATACGGTTACGCCAGGTACTTCTACCATCGCATCAAATACAACTACAGCGATTCCTTTTTCTACCGCTTTCTTGATGCCAGGCTCCAAAAACTCGGCTGCGCCGTGATCTGTCAAAATGATGTCAAAATTTTGATTTACCGCAGATTCGAGCAGCGAGGACATTTTCGCCTTATCATTTTCCGCGACGAACGTAGTAAGCTCCCCGCCGAATTTCTTCACTTCTTCCGTTACGCCCTGAACATATTGCTGCGAGAACGTACCCGTATTGAATTCCATGACCAGCGCTACCTTCTTGCCCGCAAGCTCCTTGCCGCTCACATCTGCCGCCCCGCTGCCCTGCTCTGCCGCTGGCTGAGATTCCGCCCCCGAAGCCGGTGCGGGCTCCTTCTTGATGCCGCACGCACTGACGACGAGAACGAGCAGCAGGATTAGCGCCGTCGTCCATGTTTTTTGCCCAAATGTAATTTTTTTCATGGTTTCTCCCCCTCTAGGTATGTATCTTTAAAAATCTTTATACATTAATATATATCTTAATTCCAAGTATGTAAATCGGTTTTTACTATTTAATAAAAATAAAAAACCGCACACAGCTGTATCAGCTTCGTGCACGGTTGAGATGATAAGGTTATGCTTCTATAAAATGATAGCGATCAGTCCGCCGGACCCTTCATTGA from Paenibacillus woosongensis includes the following:
- the mtrB gene encoding trp RNA-binding attenuation protein MtrB; translated protein: MDQHNQSAGSGEERNVNNGDYFVVKAKEQGVQVIGLTRGKDTRFHHTEKLDKGEVLIAQFTDHTSAVKIRGKAVVMTKHGRIDTEE
- a CDS encoding HU family DNA-binding protein, whose translation is MNKSDLVNQVAESTELSKKDAAKAVDAVFEAISTALQNGDKVQLVGFGNFEVRERSARKGRNPQTGEEIEIPASKIPAFKPGKALKDGIK
- a CDS encoding ABC transporter permease, with amino-acid sequence MNVTFRYGTITVVLAVIAFFSMRLPYFFTYSNLSDILNSIAIVTFVAIGVTLSLAVDGFDLSVGSTISLTTVVSASLMIWYQMPLYVVIIFPLLIGALIGLLNAFLIIKMRIPDLLATLAMMYIVAGIQKTYAQGYTIYNNMQFPDGSKAAGKMDKTFLLLGQGEFLGIPISVILLIFFVIVVHLFLTRTKYGRQIYITGGNEEAARLSGIKVKKVRMFAYMASGVFAAIGGLLFASRVGSGQIDAGAPLLMEAVAATFVGFSVFGAGKPNIIGTFIGSVLIGVLVNGLTMMNVQYFAHDIVKGSVLVLALSITFYVLNRSRT
- a CDS encoding sugar ABC transporter ATP-binding protein produces the protein MKGITKSFAGISALRGVDFGLRGGEVHALLGANGAGKSTLMKILAGAYEYDEGTMLLDGGVVKHKSPADAKRLGIHCVYQEVDASLVPQLTVAENVMLDAIGASDGKAWISPRRQAQEAEQILASLQVDIPVKRKVADLTIAEKQMVLLARIVRQDAKVIIFDEPTAPLSGSEADTFFRILSELKHRGTACVFITHRLPEVMEHADYVTVMRDGTKVHSGPVGALSMEELVAQMLGKSFAEEFPKVPAEIGDIVLSVNGLRQGRKVKGVDLTVRSGQIVAVVGLVGAGKTEIARMLAGADRPDGGEICMGGRRMLFKQPADAIAAGIVSVPEERRKQGIVMEESVERNISLPLLNRISRFSFISGSRERSLAERTISSLGIKTASAKLPVKYLSGGNQQKVAIGKWLEKEADIILFDEPTKGVDIGAKSDIFRIIGQLAAAGKGVLYLTSELDEGLGIGDVIAVLYDGRIAAIMPRSEATLEKMMYFASGGREENL
- a CDS encoding sugar ABC transporter substrate-binding protein, which translates into the protein MKKITFGQKTWTTALILLLVLVVSACGIKKEPAPASGAESQPAAEQGSGAADVSGKELAGKKVALVMEFNTGTFSQQYVQGVTEEVKKFGGELTTFVAENDKAKMSSLLESAVNQNFDIILTDHGAAEFLEPGIKKAVEKGIAVVVFDAMVEVPGVTVLSQDDQSMAALSLEQLKQDSGGKGNIVKVWVAGFAPMERRDIEYQKFLADNPDMKEIASFGTASNPALDSQTQMEAVLKRYPKGEITAVWAAWDEFAKGAARAIQLAGRDEIKVYGIDLSDEDLQIIQDPESPWVASAAVDPKDIGRVQVRYAYQKLHGDETEDNVVLKAVLVARDALPDQQVSTDDLSEYVEGWGGSKQGIQEWMKEYGVE